Sequence from the Rutidosis leptorrhynchoides isolate AG116_Rl617_1_P2 chromosome 3, CSIRO_AGI_Rlap_v1, whole genome shotgun sequence genome:
AACATTATAAAAGACGTTAACATGTTTCATCGCAACGCGCGGATCAAATTTTTTCTAGTTTTAACATGTTAAAGAGAAAATATGATTATTAAATAGATAAAGTGGAAATAATTCTTTTTTTAAAATATGTTAAACTTTTTTTAAAACTATAAGCTCTTGTGACAAACACACCGTAAGCCTTCACTCTACCGCCTTCTAAAACAAGAAAAAACACCCACTTctctttctatttttattttttttttccctCACACTTTCCTTACCTTCTCCCTTATCTTTACCCACTACACCATCTTCCCTCAACCTatcaaacaaataaaaaaaaaaaaatttaaaaacaaaaaacaaaaactcTCTCTCTAAAAAAACCCACCCTTCAAATCCCACTAATATTTCTTTCTGGGTTTTCTTTCTGTTTTTACATCAGACAAGTGTCTCATCTTGCTTCAGAAAACAAACCCAGAAAATTACATCAGTTATTATTATGTGTTCTGGTCAAACAAACATTCATAATAAACCTTAATCCCTTAATCTTACACTTAATCTTGTTGTTTGGGAAAATTAAGGTTTTTTGCTGTTGAAAtatttaaagattattattaatggcTGGAAGTAATGAAATCAACGCAAATGAAGCCAAGGTAATATATATTTTGATTAACACTTTATGATCTGTCTTCTCTGTTTTTTCTTGAAAaacaaaatatttttaatttttttcataTTCGTCCCAAAATGTTTTTTAATGGGCTTAGATCGATTTATTTAGTGAATTTTCTTGGGTCTTTTTCATTGATTTTGAGATGAAACTTTGTACCTTTTTATCATGATTTACATTTACAGGGGATCTAGTTACActtatttttacattttttttttttcgttttaatAATTGTATGCTCACTTGATCTTTTTCTAGGGTTTCTTTTTCTTTAATCTGGGGGTACAAAattgtactccgtattatttttctggtgatttacaaaaaaaaaaaaatcctaacttttatatatttgtgtattcattatttatttcattttaCCCATGAATATATTTGGGGTTTTACCAGATTTTTATTATCTCTAATTTGGAGCTTGAAAACTGAAAATCATTTTATTTTTGTATCATCTTGTTTTGCAAAAAGTACACTTTTTCTTTGTTGACATTTGTTCATTTTTAATCATCAAATTCTTCCTTTTTCTTGTTGGGTTTTGTGTGGAATACTATTTTTATACAGTATATTTTTGTAATTATCAAAATAGCTAAATATTTTCATTCTTCTTCTGAGGTTCCTTAATCTTGAAGCCAAAAAGTTTGTGCCTTTTTAGTTTCTCATGATTATGAATCAGTTTTCTAGagttttgttatgtattaattagtttatttatttttaattatttaccCATTTTGTAGATTCATCAATCTGGTGTAGACAGATGTTAATCTTTTTCTGCAAGATATATCccattaattttatatttttatatattttttttaatttaataaaaaaatctGATTTTTGTACTTTACAGAGAGTAGTTCCCCTTCATACATGGATTCTAATTTCCAACTTCAAGTTAGCTTACAACATGCTCCGGCGACCGGACGGCACATTCAACCGTGAATTAGCCGAGTTTCTTGACCGGAAAGTCGCCGCCAACACAATTCCGGTCGACGGCGTCTACTCATTCGATGTCGTTGACCGAACTACAAATCTCCTCAACCGAATTTACCGATGTGCCCCACCGGAAAATGAATCGAACCGAATTATAGACCTCGAAAAGCCTTTAAGCACAAGCGAAATCGTGCCCGTTATAATCTTTTTTCACGGCGGAAGCTTCACACATTCGTCCGCAAATAGCGCGATTTACGACACGTTTTGTCGACGTCTAACGGGACTAATTAACGGTGTTGTTGTGTCCGTTAACTATCGTCGGTCACCGGAGCATCGGTACCCTTGTGCTTACGAAGATGGTTGGGAAGCCCTAAGATGGGTTCATTCTAGATCATGGTTAGTAAGTGGAAAAAGCCCAAATGAGTCTAAAGTTCATGTTTATTTAGCGGGCGATAGTTCGGGCGGAAATATAGCCCATCATGTGGCGGTTCGGGCAGCCCAATCGGGCATCGAGGTGCTTGGAAACATTTTATTGCATCCATTATTCGGTGGGGAAGAAAGGAAAGAAAGTGAAATGAAATTAGACGGAAAATATTTTGTTCGACTTCAAGATCGAGATTGGTATTGGCGAGCATTTTTGCCCGAAGGGGAAGATCGAGATCATCCGGCTTGTAATATATTCGGGCCACGAGGAATTAGTCTTGAAGGGATTAAGTTTCCGAAAAGTTTAGTTTGTGTGGCTGGGTTAGATATTGTGCAGGATTGGCAATTGGCTTATGTTCAAGGGTTAGAAAATGCAGGGCAAGATGTGAAGCTATTGTTCTTGAAAAAGGCGACAATCGGGTTCTATTTCTTGCCGAATAATGAGCATTTTTACACGTTAATGGACGAGATCAAAAGCTTTGTGAGCTCTTAATTAACCCTGTTGTTGATAGATGAAAAAAACCCGAAAGAAAAAGACTTTAACTTTTCGACTATAGAAGAAGCCATACATAACACAAGCCTATTTACATTTTTACTACTTATCACTACTTACTACTACTAGTCAttttgcttctttttttttttattttcttcttttgtgTAGCTTATGAATTTTGTGCACTTTGTTTTGAAAGTGATAATCTTGTGGCGAGAGAGGTCTCTCCGCTAGGGGTAATATGGTAATTTCACATGTATCGATCTTTAGATAGGGGTTATTGGCAAGAATCCCATGTGAATTTGATCAAATCAAGAGTGATGATCATATTACTAAGCTAATTTTCAGAAGAACATTGATGCTTGAAGGAAGAAAGCATTCATGGATGTTTAATTGTTTGTTAAAAAACCTTGTAGTAAATATACTACTACTATGATGACTATATTATTATTggtcttatatatatatacttttgattTTGATAATTGATCTAGTACAGGTATGTAAAGGTTGTTTGTTTGGTTTTTTCAACTATCATGTATAGACTTCGTTATTgtgtttcttttatgttataaacTAATCATGAAGGTATGTTCAACTATAGATGGGCAAAAAAAGGGGATCCAGATCCGATCCGGTGACCCGATCCGGAACCGGACAGCAGCAAAACCGGACACAGCAAAAACCGGATCCGGATCCGAGATCCGATCCGGTACGACCCGGATccatattttaaaaaaaaaccggattttttccggatataaatcggattttatccgatccggattggatccggatccggatccgatccggtttttcaaaaactagcggttttttttttttttttttttttgttgttgcagtttcagcctttttttgagttttttttttttaccattttaacctcacaaagtccattataaatacatggtaatgcgttggttgaaaatgcaccaacaaacattctcatatttatttctaaatcactaaatattctctaatctctagtctacttatcccataatggataattcacaagcttccgtttccggttccgcttccgttggaacatcttcacaaggctacactacggccgatattgattacaaaaaagaaacaaagcgaaaaggggacgtttggttcaaattcgagttgtgtgtaatgaaggatggtgcggaaaaagctcgttgtacacaatgtatgaagttcatgggtgtttagggtaatacaacgttaagaaaacatcttgacaaaagttgtagtgcaaggcaagacccgagacaacaaacaatgcgggccgatggttcgatttttgaatacgatgccgaagctcttcggcaagatttgtcaaggtttgtcattcaacaagcgcttcctttcaaccacttcgacaatccaaggcttacagagctaattcggaatcgactacaaccgcgatatagcaatgtaagtcgttctaccttaagacgtgacgcctttaaattatggaaaaaaactaaaactgaaataattgaaggttttcgaacatataaacatagggtttctataacttgtgatgtttggagcgcaccacatggaacggaaaattcttatttagccgttaccgctcattggtttaatcccgattcgtggcttttaatgaaacgtgttatcgattttaaaatatttggttatccacataacggtaataatataaaaaaagcGTTACAAGACACTTTAGAAGAATATAATTTAATCGATAAAGTTTTTACAATTTCTATAGATAATGCATCTAATAATGATGCGGCCATGAGTGAGTTAAAAATTGCACTTAGACCGATTTTAAATGGTGCATTTATTCATACACGTTGTGttgctcatattataaacttgggagttcaagattgtttaactttttgttcttcattaaaagaaaaatttagaagattattagtaacgatttatcgtacgagcaacgcacgacatcataactataaggcttttgttaaagattgtcatggcacttggttaggtccttattttgataataatacaagaTGGAATTCTACTTGTTTAATGTTCGAAAATATTTTACGTCAAAAAGAAACGTTAATCGTTTTTAATAGAAAACTACTTAGAAAGGGATTTTCCGAACCAATTAGTGACGACGAATGGGATGACTTGGAATCATTAacaagttttttacaagtttttaaagaggCATCAACAATGTTATCGGGTGTTTATTACCCAACTGCGTACTAGTTTTAGAACAATTTTATATAATGACGGAAAAAATATGCGAATTTGCGAACtcaaataatgttatttttagacaagcgatttttcatataagaaaaaaactaaaaaaatattttggAGAGATATCGAAGGTATTTTTATGTGCGGCCGCACTTGACCCACGATTAAATTTTAATGGGGTTGAACGATTGATGACAACAATATATACCAACTTTGATTGTGTGCATGGTGTTTTTGATGCCGAACCCAACTACCTTTTGAACCAAGTACACGCTTTTAATGATGTTTTTGAGAATATGTTTGGTATTTATGCAACAAAATATGGTCGACAATCAAACCCAATTGTTGACCAACCCGGATCTTCTCGAAGGAGCCGAGACCTCAAAATAAGTCTTTTTAACTTGGTACGTGAAGACGCTGTAGCGACCcggccaaatcatgtttgacggcgccgactacttcggtcccgttgcgtggtcataagtctttattatgacttttgaccaaaatatgtcgcatttattttataagaaaaaggatgtttcaagtttacaaatgtagttcgaaagactagttacattacaatgtttaacgtacgaatgaaacctatgcgacacaatttaaagtagtcaaaagacgctccatctatgcatgtatactcgacatccaagcaagtatcaaaaagagtgcggaagcatgtatcaagtagctttcaaggacctgagaaaacatatagaaaactgtcaacgaaaacgttggtgaaatcataggtgttttagtaaacgttgcatttgaaccacaagatttaatataatatgattatctaaatcatttgcattccaaagttgttatttgtttcgcgggcacccaattatcaaacttaactgttttgcacccttcgcgtagtgttagaacatacactagacccgaaaatatatttcatccgctaacggtagcgaaccgtccgaatgaggctcgtcaagcccatgtgatcacataatataagttcacgtttacaccctgcaagtgtaactaatgataattgaattgaggctttttgttcaaacccgtacgtggaatgttcgttttcgtacttgtgtttaaagtgtgaaagtatgatacgtatatgtttctcatcccatagtttaaagcataaaagttgtttgaaggatgggactatgatctcaccttgagtgcacgtatgaaaagtacttcacaaagtaacgtgtgcgaaggatagtgctagtcttgacctaaaccaataggtcgtatcaataacggtagatacgataggtcaaagatgtttaattagtcctatggctcgttacgactcgattatgtagcatgtgaatcaaattgtcaagtttcatgcaagatacaagtacagaaacaagttaggaaggttgcataatcatttggttaagtttgacaaaaagtcaaactttggtcggtcaaagtcaacgaaagtcaacacgttcgggtcgggtcccgaactatttttccgaggtttttattcatatataagcatgttagaacaagtctcatgtgaatcggaggtccatagtgtgccaaacatttttcgtattttgaccaaagaggtcagaaactggacacggcttaggccgcgccgcggccccaaattgtcgcgccgcgacaatacacgggaactggtacctggtcagtctcaaatgtccaagtctcaattccaaacactttcaagcataactcgcaaaccgctaatacttagaactcgtatcttatatcgttagaaaggtaatttggcaaagaacacaactaaatacatttcaccaaccaaaaatgttatttgtaacaatcggctttccaaagtaaatgatcaattaatgcacacatttaatacacaaatttgataagtgcacatttatgattcgggcatttaatgcatacatataacatgccgttttgtaggtaatcgagcatacaatacaactaactacttactaactacaattcatgtcattcaatgcatcaaatattcatttcaagcttatcaaaccctaacccgaattcaccaaaatcactaatcaagtttatggagttttctcaagcaacctacacatcaatttgaagctagtgatactaggaac
This genomic interval carries:
- the LOC139899348 gene encoding gibberellin receptor GID1B-like — encoded protein: MAGSNEINANEAKRVVPLHTWILISNFKLAYNMLRRPDGTFNRELAEFLDRKVAANTIPVDGVYSFDVVDRTTNLLNRIYRCAPPENESNRIIDLEKPLSTSEIVPVIIFFHGGSFTHSSANSAIYDTFCRRLTGLINGVVVSVNYRRSPEHRYPCAYEDGWEALRWVHSRSWLVSGKSPNESKVHVYLAGDSSGGNIAHHVAVRAAQSGIEVLGNILLHPLFGGEERKESEMKLDGKYFVRLQDRDWYWRAFLPEGEDRDHPACNIFGPRGISLEGIKFPKSLVCVAGLDIVQDWQLAYVQGLENAGQDVKLLFLKKATIGFYFLPNNEHFYTLMDEIKSFVSS